The Cyclopterus lumpus isolate fCycLum1 chromosome 1, fCycLum1.pri, whole genome shotgun sequence sequence CAGAAAAACACACTGAACCGAAAGGAGAGGACACTTCACATCGAGTCCCACAATGAGACCTTCTCCAACAGGGTCATAATCAGTGAGACCTGCTGCTATTCGGTCAGTATCGTACACATCCCAGTGCCACTTATTGCAGACCGTtttccacacacaaacattgtgtgtatatttgcaacaacacgctcctgtaggtacatgctgcacaacatcaggagaatgcgtcctcttcttactcagaaggcggcacaggttctggttcaggctctgatcatcttgtgattagactactgtaactccctcctggcaggtgtacctgctaaggccatccgacctctgcagctcatccagaatgcagcagcttgactggtctttaacctccctaaattcacccacactactccgctcctctgcgaccttcactggttaccggtggccgcccgcatccgcttcaaaacattggtacttgcgtaccgtgctgcgaacatatcgggtccagtctacatccaggacatggtcaaaccttacacctCAGCTCATTCACTCCGCTCGGCATCTACCAATCCCGTCACTGCAAGCTAATCACTGgacaaaatcaagactgtttgctgtcctggcttcTCAATGGtcgaacgagctccccattgacatcaggacagcagaaagtctctacatcttccggcagaaactaaaaacacatcttttccgactatctTGAATAAAAAGAGATTAGCACTTCattggcacttacttatggtatttttgtagtttggctttcttgaagtaACGTTAcattcttgattcttgttgttctgagtttgtactcatggttgaatacacttattgtaagtcgctttgaaaacaagcgtcagctaaatgatatgtaatgtaatgtaatgtaatatttgtagTGCAGATGCACCTGGAGAGAGCAGATTTTGAGACATGCTCAACCTACTGAGTTATACAAAACCACACAACTgtattcccacacacacacacacacacacacacacacacacacgtttgtttcTCTTCTAATCTCTGCGCTGCTTCCCTGCACAGAAAGCCATGTTTAGACTTGCTCTAAGCATGTTGCTCGCTATCTTGAcctatctttctttttattcagtCCACTCACAATCTGGCTGAATGCTCTCAAGTACTGATCAGAAACTAGCATGTCTTCTTGTTTCTGAATGCTCAAGGCTTCACTCTTACTTCAGATCTGCCTATTTATGAATGGGTGTGCTCTGAGTCAATGAGGTCAAGCACATCGTATTAGCCTCAAACTAGCTATAGTGCTAATTGTAGGTCCAAGGCTGCACAGAGGTTCTCACTGTGTGCTTGAGCACGCTGTGCTAACGTTAACCGGGACAAGTCAATTAGACTGAGCTAATGGACCTAGCTAAAGTGGAAATATATTGCTACCCAAGAGTAATAAAGCTACCATCACACTTCTTTGAAAATATTTGTTAAAATATCTTGGTCAAGTTTAACataaatgtttgattttaatATGTATCACATCTGACACATTGAAACTCATTGAAGCCTTCTTAAATTAGCACACCTGATTTTTTTATGTGCTTCTTGGTCCAACTACTGCAGTACCTGATTCATAACTGACAAGTTGATAAGCTTAAATTGACTAATATGATATGAATAAGTTTCACTGGGAGAATGCGACTCCTGAattaaaactgaattgaagtgaTCCGCTAGTGAGAATACCTATCAGTCATTGCAGTTGTTACTACAAAAAACATGAAGCCCATTCACGGTTGTATCATCATCTAGTGAAGCTGGGTGTGTGGTTACTATAGTGACCTGGTCATCTTGTTTCTGCACgtgtatacagtataatatacaGTACAGCTGTTGGCTACATTTTTAATAGAAAGTGCCATTTTGAAAATGCTCTTTAAGGTTAACATTAGGTTTAATTATGATGCAACATCAACATTTTAATCTCCAACAGATTTGTAATTTCATTCCATCCATATTGGCAACAAGCATagcaacataaaaaacaatatttttatttttcacacatacacatatagcTAGACATTGTAAATTATATATGAGATCACGATACAAGAAGCCGGGCATCCTGATGAAAACAtccacattatttattttttaaccccTTATGAAATCAAATTATGTGCATAACTATGATTCTGTGAAGAGGCAAGGAGTAGTCGTCGATCAAAAGGCGTTTTCACAGAAGGCGGGTCAATCAAACAAGCCATGCATCTGCCAACGGCTGTAAAAGAGGTAATTTAGCATGTGGATGAACGGGTATATCAACATCTCCGAAAAACTCTCTTGCACACATATTATCGGGGTGTGATTGGTTAAGCTAAGTGGCATGCGTGCCCAAGGTCGCTGACCCCTgcaatatgtgtttgtgtgtgttggtacaGGTTCACCCTGAGAATGAGGACTGGACTTGTTTTGAGCAGACCGCCAGCCTGGACATCAAGTCCTTCTTTGGCTTTGAGAGCACTGTGGAAAAGATTGCTATGAAGCAGTATGCCAGCAGTATcaaaaaggtgtgtttgttgttaCACTTAATCAATACATGTAAGTTAGGTGTGTCCTTTGTTCTGTCTGAAAAACTAAATTCAATGCAGAATACAGTAGGTGCTGTATTTGTTCTATGAAGTTTGTTTTTTAGAGGTTTCTGGAGCGTGAGTGAGTCGGTTTGTCATGTTTTAATTGCATAAATAAGCTTGCATAATCTCTTTGAGTGGACAAGGGTCTTCTGCTGCTCTAGGAGGGATGTTGGCAATGTTGATTGcattttcttcctgtttccatTACTTCAGTTGTAAATACAACAAGAATATGCAGAGTATTTGTCTTTCTTGGtttgaataaagtacatatgaAGTATTGTTGGTTTTTAATCCAAATAGCTCACTTAAATCTAATTTCCTTTAATTCACAGGATATTTTTGCCACAGTTGTCACACTTAATTTCTACACTTGTGTTCCTCACAGGGAAAAGAAATCATAGATTTCTACCTGAATGAGCTAGAAGATGAAGGAATCATCAATGTGCCGCGCTGGACTCCCTCATCACCTCCTGTGTCGCTCCCGAGACCAACCAGCCTCTTCACCAGCCCAACTGTCCTCCCCAAACTGGTGGTCACGCCTGCTGTTTCTATCCCGCTGCCCACTGACGCCAAGGACATCACCCGTCAGGAGATCGAGCAGGACAGCAGCACACTTCAGGCAGACAGCCTCACAGAGATTCTGCCTGGTACACCTGAAGGTCTGTTGTATAAGGCACATTGGAACTCAACATGTTGATTGAATTAGCACAGAGACAACTGCGTTTTGGTTTCAATTACACTTTGACTGAATTATGTTAATTTAAGGTGTTATGTTTCTGTGTTACAGATAAATTGGATGCAGATTATATCAAACGTTACCTAGGCGACCTGACCCCCCTGCAGGAGAGCTGTCTGATCAGACTTCGCAAATGGCTGCAGGAGACTCACAAGGGAAAGGTAATTGTTTTACAGTTGGTGTAAGGATGGAATAAAACCGAATAGTAACGTTTAGATTTGATGAATGAAAtactttctgtcctcctccaaATGTAATCATTATCAGGGACATCTAATATTTGAATCCTGCTAATATGGCGTACTAACCTGCTGTGATATCAATGGTCTATTTAAATTAGGCAATTGTATGTGTTATCAAAGTTAtgaaagcttttttcttttttggtttcaTTAACTAACACAAATCAAGTACAGCTAAAGGCTCTCTCCTTTACTATCCAGATTCCTAAGGATGAGCACATACTGCGTTTCTTGCGTGCCAGAGACTTCAACATGGAGAAGGCACGGGAGATCCTTTGCCAGTCACTGACCTGGAGAAAGCAGCACCAGGTGGACTACCTGCTGGAGACCTGGACCTCACCACAGGTCCTCCAGGACTACTACACCGGGGGCTGGCACCACCATGACAGAGGTAGGACCTGACAGTGTGTGCATTGAATTTAAAGGAGTAACTAGATGTTTCGAGGTGAcattgtatgaggtacttatccatagtcagtgtattagCAACAGTACGCCCACAAATGTGTTGAAGCTACCTAAAAAAAGGACCACTTAAAAACAATCTGTTTAAGTTTGCgatttatttagaatattttcagtGCTTTATCTTGCTGTCAGACAAACCGAAACTGAATCCGTTGTATTCATCTATATACTCTCTTTAAAGCCACGAAAACAGTAATTTTACCTCACAGACCACGAAAGTGGCTGACCTCAATtggttattttgtttgtttgttggtttgttatgGTGTAACTTtggtcacacaataacacatacaaaataaccGATTGAGGCAGCGGTAGACCAGCATCTCCTGTGTTCTACAAGGTAAAAATCACTGTTTCTTTCAATGGAGTCtcgtggctttgaagagagcttCAGTTCCCCATTGGAAAGAGCAGTCTCACAGCAAGGTAAAGCTGTTAATATTTCATATGCTTAAACTGATAtagattttaaatatatatatatggtcctTATTTTTAGTTGCTGCCGTCCCATtcacagcagtacattgctttaCTTATATGCCAGAGCTCCTGTCTGCGTCTCTCGACAGGAGTGTTGATTGCCATCTACTGATACACTGACTATgaataagtacctcatacaaccgcGCTTCAAAAACTCCctttaagccccccccccctaaaaaatgCTCACATCCTCAGCAATACTCAGAGAAAGTTGAACGTTAAAACATGCGACAACACTTCTGATTTATGTAGGCCGTGTTGAAGTTGGCTTTATTCGCGCTGTTAACTAGAGGAAGACCTCAGTTCTCCAATTTCTTATAGACTCCAGTTACACACACCACATGCTCCAAAGTCATTTTTGGCAACCCACAGCCTTCAGCCATGCAAGTGAATTAAACATGAGGCCAATTTGTTACCACTACTTGGTTACCCAAAGagtttacacgcacacactcacacacggtCACATTCTTAATTTTGGTGCATACTGGTAATTCCTTGTTTAGAACAAAGGGTCTGTGTTGACAAAATTAATCAAATTTAAACAGTTTATCTTCCTATTTCAATCTTTCAAAAAGTATTTGTATGGGATCAACAGAGACAAAACATGAAAGTATTTCTCAGTGTAGTCACAGTCGCTCATTGTCTTACACAACAGAAGCACAGACTAGGTAgacataacattttataaaatgtaaattgtgtGATAGATTATAGAAACGTTTGTTTTATCCTCTAGATGGGCGTCCTTTGTACGTCCTGCGGTTGGGCCAGATGGACACCAAAGGACTGGTCCGCGCTCTCGGAGAAGAGTCTCTGCTCAGACACGTATGTCACGCAATCTGAAACACACTTCAAGCTTACGTGTAGCTATGTAGGTCAAAAAATGTATAGTTCAGGTGTCAGTGGTTGGATCACAGGTTAGGGAATTAATGTACACTGGCATGTCCATGACGAGAGTATTAACACCAGGATGTAAACGGTACAGTACATATATAAATAGTCTGCTTATTTATAATGCTGCTCTCACTGTAAATTTAAGTTACGAGTGTGAGAGCCAAATGCTCAATAGTGCACTGAGGTCATGTTGTGCCATTTCAGGTGCTGTCTATTAATGAGGAGGGTCTGAGACGCTGTGAGGAGAACACCAAGGTGTTTGGTCGACCAATCAGGTAAACCTTCAGTACACTGTATGTACTTTAGAGCTGAACAGGAAATTAATTTTGATTATCAGTTAAATGTGGAAATCTTATTGTAAAGCAGAAATGCTTCCAGtcatcaaatgtgtttatttgctgtttattttctctgttaTATAATCGTAAATTCCATGTCTTTAGATTTTGGACATAAAAGCTGTAAATGTGAATGGATATGAATAGGAAAGGAGAATTAATTGAAtggaaaagatggaaaaagaaTTCTTTGGACCACGAGCAGCTGGAAAAAAATTGTGGGAGAAGGAGAATGATCTCCCCCAAAATAGAAAGAATGTACGAGGctctgagagggagagaaatggaGATCGTATCCGTTATTTTGGCAGCCCTTTCAAACAAGAGGAGTTGGTTGGGATAAGAGCTGTGCAGGAATGCATGCAAACTATGAATGGCTGTCACAGGCCTCAGCTCGCATTGatagaaggaaaaggaggatgtGCAGGGGGTCCAGAATTAGCAAGCGATGCCTTCACCACTTAAGCTTCACCTCAGGGTGACAGGTGCTAAGTGGTTGGAAAGAGGATGTGGCCcagttgtgtgtgagtgtgtgtgagtgtttgcagCGTCTAATCCTCGCCCTTCCTCTTCTGTAGCTGTTGGACGTGTCTAGTGGATCTGGAGGGGCTGAACATGCGTCACCTGTGGCGCCCAGGGGTCAAGGCGCTGCTGAGGATCATCGAGGTTGTGGAGGCCAACTACCCAGAGACTCTGGGACGGCTGCTTATCTTGAGAGCCCCCAGGGTTTTCCCTGTCCTCTGGACACTGGTAAGAATGGGATACCTGCTCAAAAAGTGTCCTTGCAATATGAGTTTGTGGATTTGAAAGGTGTGTCAAGTGTGTTGTCCACCCCCATTTTTATATCTTATGatatgataataaataacatCTGCTTTGCTCTTGGTGTAAATGGATGCTTTTCTGCCATGGAATAACTAGGACACAACTAATTTGGTGGGCACATAAAACATATCCACGTCTGCCTCTGCCCTTAGGTGAGTCCATTCATTGATGAAAACACCCGCAAGAAGTTCCTAATATATGCAGGCAATGACTACCAGGGTCCCGGAGGGCTGGTGGACTACATAGACAAGGAGATCATCCCTGACTTTCTGGCAGGGGAGTGTATGGTAAGTGCCAGACGAAGATTTAAACTCTTAGCCTATCATTTCAGAATATGACTTAGTTATGGATGTGAACTTTCAGAGACACGACAGCAACCGCACTGAGATCTACTTTGTTGACCTAATTCTGTGTGTGATTGTCTTGGTGCATGCTCTTCAGTGTGAGGTACCAGAGGGCGGCCTAGTTCCCAAGTCAATGTACCGCACAGCTGAGGAGCTCGAGAACGAAGATGTCCGCATGTGGACCGAGACTATCTACCAAAGTGCCAGCGTCTTCAAAGGAGCTCCACACGAGGTGAGGCTTAATTTAGAGCACCGAAGTGGGAAGAAAAGATGGACGTttgtgtaaaaatatatatatggcacaACGGAGGGCTGCCCTAATGTCTCTGTTGAAAGGTCTGCCATCTAGTGGTTGTATGTGGTGGAGGAAGTCAGATGTGGCATAGCTTTAAAACATAATCCGTCTGCAGTGACCTACAGTTAATCATGTTACATAATTTATACCAAAGGGAGAGATGCATCATCACACATAATCACCCCTCTGCAAATGGTTTTGATTTCCTTTTAATGAGTTCATAACTTCACAAACGAATGTTCAGTTTTCTCTTGCTGCTCTTTGCCAAATTTAGCTGATGCCTAAATATGGAGCAACATAAAATCGATACAAGAGTTTCAAATAGGATACCACTGTTGTGAATGACGATAATAAAGAGAGCGAGGTTCACAGCCATAATGCTCTGGCGCTATTCCTGTAACTAACAAAGGAtgtatgtaaattaaatgagaaaataaggtCTAAAGAGAGAAGTGATATCTTTCACTTCATGCTGGTTTAGTTATTGTGCTCTCTATATTTCCATTTCTGGCCAACCTCACCATGTccgtcttccctccctcccccaacCAGCTTCTGATAGAGATCATTGATGCCTCCTCAGTCATCACCTGGGACTTTGACATGTGCAAAGGCGACGTGGTTTTCAACATCTACCACTCCAAGCGGGCCCCCCAGCCTCTACGTAAAGACCCCCTGGGAGCTCATGTCATCACTTCTCCAGTAGGCAACAATGTCCAGCTTATTGATAAATCATGGATGCTGGGGCAAGATTACAGCATGGTGGAGACCTCGCTCACTTGCAAGGAGGGCGAGAGTGTACAGGTGAGGTTCCAGGAGTTTGAACTGATGCATAATGGTGCCAatgttttgatttgtatttCATGGTTTGCTTTTGCTTGTTAGTCATTGACGTTGTGTGTACTATTAATCTCCTCAGGGCTCTCATATTACACGGTGGCCAGGTTTCTACATCCTCCAGTGGAAGTTCCACAACATGCCGGCCTGCTCGGCCACCAACCTGCCCCGTGTGGACGACGTGCTGGCCACCCTGCAGGTCTCCTCGCACAAGTGCAAAGTCATGTACTACACTGAGGTGTTGGGCTCTGAGGACTTCAggttagtgtttgtgtgtgtgtgtgtgtttgagagagtatgagaaagacaaataaatacattggtATCCATGTTATATATGTGAAGTGTATGTACGTGTCCTTATTTTTGCTGTTGTAAGGTGTTTACCATGATGTTGTTATAGTTTTACTTTCAAACCTTATTCCTTTATGAATGATCATTCTTCACTCCTTCCTTATTCAGTTTTCCCCTTCTACAACATACCTATTTGAAATCATAAAATCTGTAGTGTTGCTAAAATGACCCTATGAAGAGCCTTAAGAGCATCATGATTTTTCTAGACACAGAGTTTTGAAATGCTTCCCCCTCTCAGACTCCTCTAATCCAGCCTTTTCTGTCCAATCCGCTCCTGATCTATTCACAACCCTGCCTTCCTGCTGTCTTCTTCCTGTGAAGAACGGCTTGCTGGGATGTGCAGAGTTTGTAAGTGGCTCAGTGTTTGCCCCTTATCTAGTTCATTGTCATTGCTGCTAATTTGAATGGCCCCCTCCCACGTTTGCATCTGTTCGTGCTTCAGGCTGTTGTTGGCATTTTTTAACAGGATGTTGTTGCTTTGTTCACACTGAATAAATAATCCTTGCACTAAGACTACTTGCTGGCTCCACTCGCTCTCCCTGCATGTCTCACACAATTAGGAATCCTAGGCTGGATTAAATTCAGCACACAAGTGTGCACTTGTCTAGCTGCTTACAGAGACATTTCCTAgcatttatattgttttcatcACCCATCCATGTTTAATACCAACTGACTGTATCTCACTTTGCTTTCAGTGCACCTGCTGTTTCatcttttttcatcttttactTTTGCTTCTGAATCTAATTTGAGATTaccatttaacacattttagtgTTGTTTAACAGGATGGTTTGCTAATGGTTGACACATCTGGTTGAGACTGAAAATGTTaaacacctgaaacacaacCTCAACTCAGAATGTGGAATTTAGTCGACTCATTTGACTGTAACGTACCTGCACAAGAACCCACAAACACATGCCAAGCGTTCTTAATGTAATAGGACAGTTGATCCTTGATTTTGTTGTAACTCCTCACTCATGGGTATTGCATTAGTGTCGACCGtttcacacattaaaaaaaaaaaaaaaagtaaagtgatACAAATATCTAGTATTAACTAagaatgtgataaaaaaaaaaaaaaaagtcatttaatTATAATCATATGGTGACCCTTTAGTGGGCCCAGACCCCCAGGTTGTAACCCCTGCTTTGGATGGCTAATGAGAACAAATCCTTGCACAAGTTAAGTGCCATCTGCATTTTCACTTTTCGCGTCGGCCACTGTAGTTCTTCTACAGGCTTTGAATACGGgggaagtttcagttggttgcaatctgcaacctcactgcTGGATGGCACCAAATCATCCACACTAGTCcttttaaacacattaaatgcaaaaaaacaaatagtggTACTTAACCTTCTTAaattattggattataattGTATGTCCTTTTTTAATGCTTGACATGTGTTGTCATGCattatgtaggtgtgtgtatgatACATCATAGACATAGACCATATAGAAATGAACATGTTGTTGGTATATTGACTTTTTGATccaaacaccaaaacacaatATAGCCTACAGACTATATTTATAAAAACGCATTAAGACTCCCATTGTGTATTATTCATgtaaatgaatgtaaaaaaagatgctGCATGCTCTAAAGGAAGACATAACACCAAAGGCTGTCGGGCAGAGCCTAAGCATTGTGTGCCACACAGAGTAACTTAATCTCCCACCTGTGGGTTTGATCTGGCTGCATGGCTCTGCATCACGAGTTGTGCTCACAGAatgcagtcagtcagtcagtcagtcataTACCGGTTGTATTCATGTGAAGGTTGTGACCGCTCACAtgttctctgtctctcacctcaGGGGTTCGATGACCAGCCTGGAGTCGAGCCACAGCGGCTTCTCTCAGCTCAGTGCCgtcaccacctcctccagccAATCTCAGTCCAGCTCAATGATCTCCAGGTAGAAACAGGAGGCTGAggactctccccccccccaacccccccagcAGCAAGTCTCTCTTGAACTGAAGCATGCTTGCACAAATggaaaacaatgaataaaatctgaggcaaaaagaagaaaaacagactgTACAATTTTAAAgggctgatttttttttttgcacaaaggTGATATATTTTGTGTGCCTGGTATCTCAGCTGGGCTGCAGTTTGAATCAAAACATCAgcagaatgtttgtttgtgtggaaagGTTAAAGGTCGGGAGATGAATTGCGGTGCCTTTGTGGCACGAGAAGCTGAAATGAGCAATATTCTCATCCTTGGAGCTACGAGATCAGATGAAAACACTGGAGGCGCTGTTACATATATGCATTTACATCTACACCCATCTACACGAAACATACCTCATTCATGTGCGCTCTCTGATGAACTGGATGTGctgttacaaacacacacacacacacacacatagacacacacgtgGACATTTAATGACGTGCAACAATTTACAGTGTTTGCCATATTTCCAGAGGGGTTTCTTCAATCTGGTGAATTGTTTATAGGTCAAGTGTGGGAGGGCGTAGTAAATTCTGAACAGGACTTGGGTCAAAGATCACCTGCAATGTTTTTCCATCGTCATGGCGTGGATGGAGGGGGTGGAGCTTTACTGAATCACGACAATGCAGATGATGTCAGCAAAGTCGCCAGTTGACATGAGCTTTCATCGTCGTTTGTGGCAAACCCCACCTGTCCGACTCACGAGGGCTTTATCACAGCTTGAAAATCATTTGAATATTTGACCTGGGCCTGACTCTTAGCGAAGTCAATCCGCGAGAAGCAATAACACGAGTTTGACTTTCTACTGTGtgaaatatttctattttatcaTTCTTGTGTATGTGAACGATCATGGGTGCTGATTGCAGATGagcttttagttttttgtaaGTTGTGTCCTGGCAGATAGATAAACTGAGCCAGTTAACAACAAAGTTCTGTGGCGATATCGTTCTGTCAGGAGAGAAGCAAAAATAACTCCACAGCTTTTTCTCCTGGATTTATCTTTTCTCctggattttgtttttattttccttggaATGACCACAGTTGTTTTGCTTTCTGCAAAAACCTGTTATGAAAGAGATGCCTTGTTGCTGATTTGTGAATGTGCTACTGATTGGCTAGTGCTCGCCAACCAATGAAATGCCTGAATTTGGAGGGTTGTGATGTAATTGGGCAGAACCGCCATCATTCTCTGCTTATGTTTTAGAGTGATGCAGATTTTATTGTGCATTACGGATGAATGTTACTTGATAATATACTTTGATGGCAGGCGAGGAGACAACATATTGATACTGTACGTGTACTAGTTTGTTGCTGTATTTTAGAGATGCGTAATTGACAGGGTGAAGCAGTGTGGTGTGTTACGGCATGTGGTTATTGGGTTTAAagatatattatttaaagattGAAATATAGATATTTTAAGAGTTATGTGTCAGTAATACCATTTTAGCCTTTGTAAACATCACTTGGAAACGTACCTGCTTTTTTCAAGGTCACCACTGTAATAGATGCGCAATTGTGAATTGAATGAACATTTCGAAATGCAACACATCCTGTAATCCTTGGATTACCAGTTTTTATGACTATTTATTTGGCTGATTAGCCTTGATGACTTCACGTAGATCCGACTACCTGTCGAGGGCAGAAATGATCGCTATTGCCAAGAGTCATTCCCATGCTGTTGCCATCGTTACCGAGTTCAGCtggcagaaagaagaagaaaaaaaaacagacaaacatatATAAAACTAAGGCTTTCTCTTTATATCGCAATCAGACTCCTAAAAATACTGGCTCCGTCTGTGGTTTTTGATACATGAAACTgctcgttttttaaaaaaaactgttaatgAAAGGTCAAGAGTAAAGTTGTGCTAACTGTATGTCATTAACTGCAATAACATGAAATGCTTAACTGAAAAAAGGACCTCCTCAGATTGTGGGCTATTTAAATTGTGTATGATGGTGTAAAAGAATGAATGTGGGGGTAAAAGATATGCCTGTAAATTGTGTGTAAACAACTCTTCTCACTTGAAGCATGTATAGAAATCACAACTTAACTTTCTATCACCTGATTATTCCTTCAGGAGGTTGACTTCTATTTCTTCGATGGTTCGACTGACGATGAAACAAACGGCGTCAGTTCAACACCAAACTTAACGGCTCTCATAGTTCCCAGTCTCTTTCGCTGTGCACTCTGTCACTTGTACACTCCAGGCTTGCTGTTTTGCTTTCTAACACTTTTCATTGTGTATATCTCAGAAAGCAGAGTGGACCTTGATTGAAGCCATAGGCATAAAGAAAGTACTTCgatgttttgtttaaattttCCAGAAAACCGTCATGATATGCCGTCTCTGACTTCAGCTCTTGCAGTGTGCACTTTTCATCAAGATCTCATGACGAATGAGGGCTATAACTGTTTGTTTAtaatctgtctctctgcttccttCTCATGTTGCATATCTGCTCTTTACCTTGATGTGAGGGATTATGTGTAAAGTACATGTTTGGATTAATATATGGCGCCTTTACATTTTTTGAAAACATTAAACTTGGATTATGAGAAAATATGTGCACTTGCATCACATTCCTTTTCAACTCCTTCATTGCACATGTTCTATTGTGTcggtagatttctcctaaattcaccaaaagttaacaTTAGAGTTTGCCttgtttgcatatttaaactaATCATGTCTTACTTGTTCATAATCACTTTTAATAA is a genomic window containing:
- the si:dkey-237i9.1 gene encoding SEC14-like protein 1 gives rise to the protein MVQKYQSPVRVYKHPFELVMAAYERRFPTCHLIPMFVASDVVEEEGNEEGSTNRVERRCALDVDAPRLLKRIAGVDYVYFIQKNTLNRKERTLHIESHNETFSNRVIISETCCYSVHPENEDWTCFEQTASLDIKSFFGFESTVEKIAMKQYASSIKKGKEIIDFYLNELEDEGIINVPRWTPSSPPVSLPRPTSLFTSPTVLPKLVVTPAVSIPLPTDAKDITRQEIEQDSSTLQADSLTEILPGTPEDKLDADYIKRYLGDLTPLQESCLIRLRKWLQETHKGKIPKDEHILRFLRARDFNMEKAREILCQSLTWRKQHQVDYLLETWTSPQVLQDYYTGGWHHHDRDGRPLYVLRLGQMDTKGLVRALGEESLLRHVLSINEEGLRRCEENTKVFGRPISCWTCLVDLEGLNMRHLWRPGVKALLRIIEVVEANYPETLGRLLILRAPRVFPVLWTLVSPFIDENTRKKFLIYAGNDYQGPGGLVDYIDKEIIPDFLAGECMCEVPEGGLVPKSMYRTAEELENEDVRMWTETIYQSASVFKGAPHELLIEIIDASSVITWDFDMCKGDVVFNIYHSKRAPQPLRKDPLGAHVITSPVGNNVQLIDKSWMLGQDYSMVETSLTCKEGESVQGSHITRWPGFYILQWKFHNMPACSATNLPRVDDVLATLQVSSHKCKVMYYTEVLGSEDFRGSMTSLESSHSGFSQLSAVTTSSSQSQSSSMISR